From Pyxicephalus adspersus chromosome 7, UCB_Pads_2.0, whole genome shotgun sequence, a single genomic window includes:
- the TMEM186 gene encoding transmembrane protein 186 isoform X2, translating into MAVLCAFSTRFRPINRQLFLWTWRSSLHVWNTSFIGCEKKLEASNGHLFSHLSYQYRNAQIQSQHMLCSSPAKTETDVKKFNLIYKFPGIRLCKVLSRLKLLQTTLTVTVLPPLYYYCLQGQVPESTAFYFTGIAVFAGVMLYSFGYYFQRIIGMIYINQENTTLKVSHLTFWGRRKDIYLPIADVKPMSETGDRKGEVLLQFKRYSRPDVLYFTKRYGQILDEEKFNLIFGEI; encoded by the coding sequence ATGGCAGTGCTCTGTGCCTTTTCCACAAGGTTTAGACCTATTAATCGTCAGTTGTTTTTATGGACGTGGAGATCCAGTTTACATGTCTGGAACACCAGTTTCATtggatgtgaaaaaaaacttgaagcttcaaatggacatttattttcacatttgtccTATCAATACAGAAATGCCCAGATACAGAGCCAACATATGCTCTGTTCATCGCCTGCTAAGACTGAGACTGATGTGAAGAAGTTTAATTTAATCTACAAGTTTCCTGGAATACGCTTGTGCAAGGTTCTTTCCAGACTGAAGCTTCTGCAGACAACATTGACTGTTACAGTCCTTCCACCTCTTTATTATTACTGTTTGCAAGGTCAAGTTCCAGAGTCCACTGCTTTTTATTTCACTGGAATAGCCGTGTTTGCTGGTGTTATGCTGTATAGCTTTGGGTATTATTTTCAGAGAATTATTGGGATGATTTATATCAACCAAGAAAATACAACTCTGAAGGTTTCTCACCTGACATTTTGGGGTAGAAGGAAAGATATTTATTTACCAATTGCAGATGTGAAACCTATGTCAGAAACTGGAGACCGAAAAGGGGAAGTTCTACTACAATTCAAAAGATACAGCCGCCCCGATGTATTATACTTTACTAAACGCTATGGCCAGATATTGGATGAAGAAAAGTTTAATCTGATATTtggagaaatataa
- the TMEM186 gene encoding transmembrane protein 186 isoform X1 produces the protein MLGARQIRKAAVTAGSINMAVLCAFSTRFRPINRQLFLWTWRSSLHVWNTSFIGCEKKLEASNGHLFSHLSYQYRNAQIQSQHMLCSSPAKTETDVKKFNLIYKFPGIRLCKVLSRLKLLQTTLTVTVLPPLYYYCLQGQVPESTAFYFTGIAVFAGVMLYSFGYYFQRIIGMIYINQENTTLKVSHLTFWGRRKDIYLPIADVKPMSETGDRKGEVLLQFKRYSRPDVLYFTKRYGQILDEEKFNLIFGEI, from the exons ATGCTGGGAGCCAGACAGATCCGGAAGGCGGCAGTAACAGCAG GATCCATAAACATGGCAGTGCTCTGTGCCTTTTCCACAAGGTTTAGACCTATTAATCGTCAGTTGTTTTTATGGACGTGGAGATCCAGTTTACATGTCTGGAACACCAGTTTCATtggatgtgaaaaaaaacttgaagcttcaaatggacatttattttcacatttgtccTATCAATACAGAAATGCCCAGATACAGAGCCAACATATGCTCTGTTCATCGCCTGCTAAGACTGAGACTGATGTGAAGAAGTTTAATTTAATCTACAAGTTTCCTGGAATACGCTTGTGCAAGGTTCTTTCCAGACTGAAGCTTCTGCAGACAACATTGACTGTTACAGTCCTTCCACCTCTTTATTATTACTGTTTGCAAGGTCAAGTTCCAGAGTCCACTGCTTTTTATTTCACTGGAATAGCCGTGTTTGCTGGTGTTATGCTGTATAGCTTTGGGTATTATTTTCAGAGAATTATTGGGATGATTTATATCAACCAAGAAAATACAACTCTGAAGGTTTCTCACCTGACATTTTGGGGTAGAAGGAAAGATATTTATTTACCAATTGCAGATGTGAAACCTATGTCAGAAACTGGAGACCGAAAAGGGGAAGTTCTACTACAATTCAAAAGATACAGCCGCCCCGATGTATTATACTTTACTAAACGCTATGGCCAGATATTGGATGAAGAAAAGTTTAATCTGATATTtggagaaatataa